One region of Halohasta litchfieldiae genomic DNA includes:
- a CDS encoding tubulin/FtsZ family protein yields the protein MKLATIGVGNAGSKIIDRMLEFENETGRDLCRHVMVINTARTDLAKPKYVPEDRRVLIGDTHQKAKGHGVGGDGEVGAEVAKNDIDEIRRVFDDVEIHEVDAILVAAGLGGGTGSGAGPVVIDELQKMYDEPVYGLGVLPGEYEGGRPALNAARSLQSFVTKVDNFIAFDNDAWRSRGQTVEEGYEQMNRELATRIVTLLAAGEVDDSDVGENAMDSSDIMRTLDTGGVSSIGYASSDLDKPDGLLSKYKTKDKDEEINSMDAAKIKGLVRRAVNSRLTLPCEVSSADRALIIFAGPSSMISRKGIESAREWLEQEADTVEVLAGDDPREDSDTLAAVVLLSNVTETPRIKEIQNQAVDAQNKIAELDAVREEEITSLITDDDNELDPIV from the coding sequence ATGAAACTCGCAACAATTGGCGTCGGTAACGCTGGCAGCAAGATCATCGACCGAATGCTCGAATTCGAAAACGAGACCGGTCGTGATCTGTGTCGACACGTGATGGTCATCAACACCGCCCGGACAGATCTCGCAAAACCGAAGTACGTCCCGGAGGACCGCCGCGTCCTGATCGGTGACACTCACCAGAAGGCCAAGGGCCACGGCGTCGGCGGCGACGGTGAGGTCGGCGCGGAGGTCGCCAAAAACGACATCGACGAGATCCGGCGGGTGTTCGACGACGTCGAGATCCACGAGGTCGACGCGATTCTCGTCGCCGCGGGACTCGGCGGCGGCACCGGCAGCGGAGCCGGCCCCGTCGTGATCGACGAACTCCAGAAAATGTACGACGAGCCGGTGTACGGACTCGGTGTCTTGCCGGGCGAGTACGAGGGTGGTCGACCGGCGCTCAACGCTGCGCGGTCGCTCCAGTCGTTTGTCACGAAGGTCGACAACTTCATCGCCTTCGACAACGACGCCTGGCGCTCCCGCGGCCAGACCGTCGAAGAGGGGTACGAACAGATGAACCGGGAGCTTGCCACGCGAATCGTCACCCTGCTGGCGGCGGGTGAGGTCGACGATTCGGATGTCGGTGAGAACGCGATGGATTCGAGCGACATCATGCGAACGCTCGACACTGGCGGCGTCTCCTCGATTGGCTACGCATCGAGCGATCTCGACAAACCGGACGGGCTGCTCTCGAAGTACAAAACCAAGGACAAAGACGAAGAGATCAACTCGATGGATGCGGCCAAAATCAAGGGGCTCGTCCGTCGAGCGGTCAACTCACGGCTGACGCTTCCCTGCGAGGTCTCAAGTGCCGACCGGGCGTTGATTATTTTCGCTGGACCGTCGTCGATGATCTCCCGCAAGGGGATCGAATCCGCCCGCGAGTGGCTCGAACAGGAGGCCGATACGGTCGAAGTGCTGGCGGGTGACGATCCCCGCGAGGATTCGGATACGCTTGCGGCAGTCGTCCTGCTGTCGAACGTCACCGAGACGCCTCGGATCAAGGAGATCCAGAATCAGGCCGTCGACGCTCAGAACAAGATCGCCGAACTCGATGCGGTCCGTGAGGAGGAGATCACGTCGCTAATCACCGACGATGACAATGAGCTGGACCCGATTGTCTAG